The following coding sequences lie in one Phalacrocorax aristotelis chromosome 2, bGulAri2.1, whole genome shotgun sequence genomic window:
- the C2H7orf57 gene encoding uncharacterized protein C7orf57 homolog, with protein sequence MPLKQPEKSVTSKSPLTPASQVQGLGDLAKAPHEVPSGCCRKWIKETHSAYIRLAKRGGRPDLLKHYTPVTRRTSPAAYAVPDWYSHRSSPPVTNEPWSSVSSLQGYTIHRKFKADVHHGNSYELRRGPFDMDVQSVWQWDAEDKEKTKKKKVKLPAINPKYPSRMPTVSTNKEFSGKNKLSFPPMSAQKKTEAVSFSKLISNGYGTDWFHQCAGWEKKIQETSENSEQSKDSEPSQSESSSASNKSKATVSRM encoded by the exons ATGCCACTGAAGCAACCAGAGAAGTCGGTAACCTCGAAGAGCCCACTTACTCCAGCCTCCCAGGTTCAGGGTCTCGGTGACCTTGCAAAAGCTCCCCATGAAGTGCCATCTGGGTGCTGCAGAAAGTGGATCAAAGAGACTCATTCGGCTTACATCAGGCTGGCAAAGCGAGGAGGCCGACCTG ACCTACTGAAGCACTATACTCCTGTGACAAGGAGGACCTCTCCAGCAGCATACGCTGTGCCTGACTGGTACTCGCACCGCTCCAGTCCCCCAGTGACCAACGAGCCATG GAGCTCTGTTTCCTCGCTACAAGGTTATACGATTCACAGAAAGTTTAAGGCTGATGTCCATCATGGTAATAGTTACGAGCTGAGAAGAGGGCCTTTTGATATGGATGTGCAAAGTGTTTGGCAGTGGGATGCTGAGGACAAAGAAAAGACCAAGAAAAAGAAG GTAAAGCTTCCAGCTATAAACCCTAAATATCCAAGCAGAATGCCAACTGTTTCTACAAACAAGGAATTTAGTGGGAAAAATAAGCTTTCCTTCCCACCTAT GTCAGCTCAGAAAAAAACTGAAGCTGTAAGCTTTAGCAAATTAATTAGCAATGGTTATGGGACTGACTGGTTTCACCAGTGTGctggatgggaaaaaaagattcaagaaacatcagaaaatagTGAGCAGTCCAAAG ATTCAGA